The DNA sequence GGAGGTGGCCATCGACCAGAGCTGCCGCCGCATCCTGGCGCTGCGCCAGCCGGCCGCCTCCGACCTGCGCTTCATCACCACCGCGCTCAAGATCGTCACCGACCTGGAGCGCATGGGCGACCTGGCGGTCAACATCTCGGAGCGGGCCGCCGACCTGGCCCAGGCGCCGGTGCTCCGGCCGCTGCACGACCTGGTCAAGCTGGCCGAGCTCTCCGAGGCGCAGCTCAAGCTGGCGCTGGACGCCTTCGTGACCGGCGACGTGGACCAGGCCGAGGCGGTGCTGAAGGGCGACGACCACCTCGACGCCCTCTACCTCAAGATCTTCAACGAGCTGCTGGGCCTGATGATGGAGGACCCGCGCTCCATCCGGCGCGCCACCTCGCTGATGTTCGTCGCCAAGCACCTGGAGCGCTTCGGCGACCACGCCACCAACCTGGCCGAGATGGTCATCTTCATGGTGCGCGGCACCGACGTGCGGCACCCCAAGAGCCGCGCCGAGGAGTAGGCGGCGCGGGGGCTCCAGGCTGGGCCCGACGCACCGAAGCGCGCGGCCGTCGGTCCCGCGGACCGACGGCCGTCCTCGTCCGGGAGCGGTGGCGCGTCAGCCGAGGTCGGCGTGCAGCTCGAGCCGGCGGACCGGCCGGTGGAGGGGATCGACCACCTCCATGCTCCCGCGCCGGCTCACGCCGTCGTCGTCGAGCAGCTCGCGGAAGATCAGGGCGGCCTGGCGCTCGTCCCAGGCACGGATGGTCATGCGGATGGTCCGCGTACGAGTGGTGAAGGTGCAGGCGAAGAGTTTTTCACGGGGAGTCGACATGGGGTGGACCTCGAGGGGCACCCTATAGCAACCTCGTGTGACGGCGGCGTGACGAAGGCGGCCTCTCGGGTGCGGTGGACACGGTGCCCTCCCCGGGGGCTGCGAAGCCCTGGGAGGGCTGCGCGCCAGCCCTTGCGCGCAAGGGCTGCGCAGGCTCCGGGCGCCCGGTCAGCCCCCCGGGATCACGGCGACATTCGTCACCGCGACGCCACGCGGGCGCGCGCACCACGTGAGACACCGAGCGCATGCCCCGCTCCCTCCTGATCACCCTGGTGCTCGCGGCACTCGCGGGAACGCCGCGACCCACCCCGGCCGCGGTGACCCTGAAGC is a window from the Anaeromyxobacter sp. genome containing:
- the phoU gene encoding phosphate signaling complex protein PhoU, encoding MAKTHTDKAYEAELKSLREQLLEMGGLVEAAIAGSVRAVVERDAALAEQVKVKDRVVNRMEVAIDQSCRRILALRQPAASDLRFITTALKIVTDLERMGDLAVNISERAADLAQAPVLRPLHDLVKLAELSEAQLKLALDAFVTGDVDQAEAVLKGDDHLDALYLKIFNELLGLMMEDPRSIRRATSLMFVAKHLERFGDHATNLAEMVIFMVRGTDVRHPKSRAEE